The Risungbinella massiliensis sequence AAAAAAGCTGGAGCATCAAGGGAAGAACTGATCGAAGCAATATTCGTTACTGCTTCAATCGAAGCAGGTGGTGCTTTGGCTCATAGTACCCACATGCAAAACGCGTTGGATTCTGAGGCAGATGATGTATTATATCGCCGCTCCTACCTTAATAAAGTAGGGAATCTAAAGAAGTTAGCACCAGATGGATTTCAAGCACTAGTACATTTTACTAATACAGTAGTAAAAGCAGGAAATCTGAGTACCAAATTTAAAGAAATTATTGCTGTCGCTGTAGGGCATACAACGGAATGTCCTTATTGTATTGACAAGCACAGTAAATCTGCACAAAAAGCAGGAGCTACTCAAGAAGAATTGGCCGAAGCGATATTGGTTGCATCGGCATTACGTGCTGGAGGGGCTTATGCTCACATAGCAAATATGATCGAAAGTTACGGTCATGATTGAGATAATAGGAAATCGAAAATAGCATAAAAAAACTCTAAGCTAACGAAATAATTAATCCGTTAGCTTAGAGTTTTTTAGTAATTGATAGTTGGTTGATTATGAGAACTACTTATAAGTAGTAGTCTAGTTAGAAAATAGATTAGCAACTGGGCTTTTTTTGTTTATAGTGTACTCTTTTGCGAGTTCCAGATGACTAGCTCTGTTATAGGGGATGTTATGGGTTAGACTCAGATAGGAATTGGGACTTTTGTTTACCGCGTTGCTTAGATTCTAGTTTTTTTTATGCTATACTGTGAACATAATTTCATGGCAAGAATAACGTACTAGAGCCTGGTGGAGGTGAATAGTTTTGGCAATTAATCAGGAGCAAGTAGAACGCGTTGCTGCTCTAGCAAGACTGAAGTTAACAGAAGCTGAGAAAGAGCAGTTTACCGAACAATTGAACAAAATCCTGCAATTCGCAGATAAACTGAATGAACTAGATACCGAGAATGTAGAACCTACAAGCCATGTGTTACCAATGAAAAATGTCATGCGTGAAGATGAGGTACGAGAATCTCTAGACCGTGAAAAAGTGTTGCAAAATGCCCCGGATCAGCAAGATGGTATGTTCCGAGTGCCAGCGGTTTTTGAAGGATAAGGAGGAGAATGATGTCGCTTCTAAGAGAGAAGCTCACAGATCTCCATTCTAAACTAGCAAAAAAAGAGATTGGCGCAATAGACTTAGTAGAAGAGTCATTACGTCAAATTCAAGCAGTGGACAAAGATGTTCATGCCTTTTTAGCAGTGGATGAGGATGGAGCCAGAGCCAGAGCGAAAGAGTTGGATGCAAAATTTGTTTCTTCCAACACAAGAGGTTTGCTTGCTGCTTTACCAGTTGGTGTGAAAGATAACATTTCTACCAAAGGATTGACCACAACATGTGGTAGCCAGCTACTGGCTAACTTTCAACCTGTTTATGATGCAACGGTAGTAGAGAAGTTAGATCAAGCCGATGCCATTGTAATGGGAAAAATGAACATGGATGAGTTTGCAATGGGCTCTTCCAATGAGAATTCTAGTTTTGCTCCTGTACATAACCCTTGGAATTTAGCACACGTACCAGGTGGATCGAGTGGCGGATCGGCGGCCTCTGTTGCTGCTGGAGAAGTTTACTTTGCACTTGGTTCTGATACGGGTGGTTCGATTCGTCAACCAGCCGCTTACTGTGGAGTTGTGGGATTGAAGCCTACATATGGATTGGTTTCTCGTTATGGATTGGTTGCGTTTGCTTCTTCTTTGGATCAGATCGGACCACTCACCAAAAATGTAGAGGACTCCGCTTATGTGATGCAGGCGATTGCTGGTCATGATCGGATGGACTCTACTTCAGCTAATGTGGAAATTCCAGATTATCTTTCCGCTCTGACAGGAGATGTAAAAGGCCTCAAAATTGGGGTCCCAAAAGAGATGATGGGTGAGGGGATCGATGCGGAAGTAAGAGCAAGCATCCAAAAAGCCCTGACACAATTAGAAGAGATGGGAGCAATTGTCGAAGAGGTATCCTTGCCTCATTCGGAGTATGCAGTAGCAACCTATTATTTGATTGCCCCAGCTGAAGCTTCTTCGAACTTGGCTCGTTTTGACGGAGTACGTTATGGTGTACGCAAAGAAGGTCAAAACTTGTTGGATCTCTATTTAGAAACGAGAAGCCAAGGCTTTGGACCAGAGGTGAAGCGTCGTATTATGCTCGGAACGTATGCGCTTAGCTCTGGTTACTATGATGCGTACTATTTGAAAGCACAAAAAGTGCGTACGTTGATTCGGCAAGATTATGAAAAGGTATTTGCGGACTACGATGTAATCATTGGACCTACTGCTCCTACTCCTGCGTTCCGTTTTGGAGAAAAGTCAGATAATCCATTGACCATGTATGCCAATGATATTTGCACGATCCCTGTAAACTTGGCGGGATTACCTGCGATTAGTGTACCAGCTGAACCGGTCGATGGTTTACCAGTTGGACTACAAATTATCGGGAAACCGTTTGCTGAGTCCACGATCCTTCGGGTAGCCCATGCCTTTGAACAGGCTCGTGGTGAGGTTGCTTGGCCGAAGTTAGGAGGGGAGCGGGCATGAGTAAATACGAAACAGTAATTGGTCTGGAAGTACACGTAGAGCTTCAGACCAATACCAAGATCTTTTGCGGATGCTCTACTGAATTTGGTGCTCCTCCAAACTCCCATACCTGTCCAATCTGTCTAGGACATCCAGGGGTACTTCCTGTTTTGAACAAACAGGCAGTTAATTTTGCGATGAAAGCAGCGATGGCACTTAATTGTGAGATTGCAGAGCATAGCAAGTTCGACCGTAAAAACTATTTCTATCCAGATTCTCCAAAAGCTTATCAAATTTCCCAGTTTGATCAACCAATCGGTGAAAATGGTTGGATCGAGATTGAAGTGGAGGGTGAGAAAAAGCGGATTGGAATCACCCGAGTTCACTTAGAAGAAGATGCAGGTAAGCTTAATCATATTGAAAATGGCTCACTAGTAGACTTTAACCGAGTTGGTGTACCACTTATTGAAATCGTATCAGAACCAGATATGCGTACTCCTCAAGAGGCAAAGGCATATCTTGAAAAGCTAAAAGCGATTATCCAATATACTGGTGTTTCGGATGTGAAGATGGAAGAAGGTTCACTTCGTTGTGATGCCAATATTAGCTTGCGTCCAGTAGGACAAAAAGAATTTGGTACCAAAACAGAGCTGAAAAACCTGAACTCCTTCCGTAACGTAGAACGGGCGCTGGAGTATGAGGAAGTTCGTCAAGCAGAAGTATTGGACAATGGAGAAGTCGTAACGCAACAAAGCTTGCGCTGGTTGGAAGACCAAAATAAAACCAAAATAATGCGTTCCAAAGAAGAAGCGCATGATTATCGCTACTTCCCAGAGCCAGACTTGGTAGCCCTCCATATTGACGAAGCTTGGAAAGAAGAAATCAGAGCAAGCATTCCCGAGCTTCCTGATGCGAGAAAAGAGCGTTATACTGAACAGTATCAGCTCTCAAGCTATGACGCTAACATTTTGACGATGGCAAAAGAAACAGCAGAGTTCTTCGATGCAACAGTCGCACAAAAGGCAGAGCCTAAACTTGCAGCTAACTGGATTACTTCGGATCTGCTTGGCTATCTCAATCAAGAAGGCAAAGAGTTGGCAGATGTAAAAGTAACGCCAACGCTACTTGCGGAAATGATTGAGCTGATCCAAAAAGGAACGATCAGTACAAAGCTGGCAAAGCAAGTATTCAAGGAAATGTTAGTAAGCGGAAAAGCCCCTGCTACTATCGTGGAAGAAAATGGATGGGTACAGATTAGTGATGAAGGGCAATTAAAGGTAGAAGTACAAAAAGTCCTTGAGAATAACCCACAATCGATCGAAGATCTGAGGAACGGAAAAGATCGTGCGCTCGGATTCTTGGTCGGACAAGTGATGAAAGCAACCAAAGGAAAAGCCCATCCTCAGTTGGTAAATCAGTTGATTCGCGATGCGATAAAATAGAGTAACAGGAAGTTAGGAGAGAAGGCTCGTTCTTAGCAGGACGGGCTTTTTTCCAAAAGGGGGAGCACGTTTGGGTGCCATCTATGTAATTACAACGTTTCTTTTTTTGATTGCCGGTATTTATAGCCTTTTCTCCAATCAATCCTTTTTTGCACTGCACTATCTGCTAATTGCTTTGTATGTACATGCCTCCTTTTATGAACTAAAAGGACAACCATTCCCACGTCCGCTCTATATAGGGGTAGCATTCTTTTTGGCAGCAGATGCAGTCATTCAATTATTCTTTTTCCAACCATCGAATTTTTTAGGTGGAATCATTAGCTTTTTTCTTTCCTTCTCTGCTTGGCAATCTGCTCAAAGACAAAGACCAAGTCATTGATGAGGATTATTGTGAAAAGTTTCACCAAGTGAGAAAGGATAGATGATTTGGTGAGTAGAAGAGAAGTCCCTGTTCAATTAGGGGAAAAGGTAACTCTGACTATCACTGGGTTGGCTCATAATGGTGCGGGAGTAGGCAAATATGAAGGATTCACTATATTTGTTCCAGGAACGATACCAGATGAGACAGTTACCGTAGAAGTGGATCAGGTCAAAAAACAATATGCAACAGCGAAACTTCAAAGTTTGGATCTTGAACACCCACAAAGAGTGGTAGCACCTTGTCCTGTGTTTGATGCATGTGGAGGATGTCAGACACAACATCTGAGTTATCCATTACAGCTGGAGATGAAACGCCGTCAAGTCCGTGATCAGTTTGAACGGATTGGTGGCTTTGCTGATCTGCAAGTGGAAACTACGATCGGAATGGACGAAGGTGCGCAGTGGCGTTACCGCAATAAAAGCCAGATTCCATTTGCTTTTCAACAGGGTAAAGCAGTCTCTGGCTTTTTTGCACCGAACTCTCACGACATAGTAGAGTTTCCGGAGTGTATTATTCAACATCAAATGGCAGATGAAGTGATAGGTCGCATTCGGGAATTAGTACGCAAATGGAAAATACCAGCTTACGATGAAAAAAGACATCAAGGTGTCCTTCGGCATGTCATGATCCGTGTGGGCTTTGAGACGAATCAGGTAATGGTAGTATTGGTCACGAGAACATCTGAACTGCCACATCAAGCGGAATGGATAGAAGAACTACGAAAATTCCCGGAAATTCGTTCCATCTATCAGAATATCAACTCAGAACGAACCAATGTGGTATTAGGGAAGCAGAATCGCCTGCTTTGGGGAGAACCCACTATTACGGATCAGGTCGGCAAGGTATCGTTCTCCATCTCGCCCCATTCTTTTTTTCAAATCAACCCGATTCAAACTAAAGTTCTCTATGATGTTGTGAAGGAATACGCAGATTTGTCAGGGAAAGAGACGGTATTGGACCTATATTGTGGAACAGGTTCTATCGGTCTTTATCTAGCTGATCAGGCAAAACAAGTGATTGGTATCGAAGTAGTGGCTGATGCAATAGAGGATGCCAAGAAAAATGCTACAAACAATGGAATCACTCATGCCAGTTATCTTGTTGGAAAAGCGGAAAAAGTGATGCCACGATTGGTTCGAGACGGGATTTCAGCAGATGTGGTAATAGTGGACCCACCAAGAAAAGGTTGTCATGAGGAGCTTTTAGAAGCAGTAGCGGAAGTGCAACCGAAGAAGTTGGTTTATGTTTCGTGCAATCCGGCTACGTTGGCGAGGGATGCGAAATGGTTAGCAGAACATGGATTTGAGTTAACCAAAGTCCAGCCAGTTGATATGTTTCCACAAACGAGTCATGTAGAGACGGTAGCATTATTTGTAAGGGTAGATTAAAAATAGTTTAGATGTGGTTACATGTGTGAGCCTCCCTTCTAAAAAGGGAGGCTTTATTTATGAAAGACAATAAGTTAATAATCTTTAGGACGCTCTAAGCAACCCTAAAAAAGGAATACCGAGCAATGCCGTCGTTCATCCTACGATGGAAACTATGGGCTTTCAGCCGACAAAAGTCTGTAATTTTCCGGATGGTTTTTTTTACGATAATTTATTATTTGGGTACAACCCGCTTGACGGTTAACACCGGCTTACAAAACGCTAAATGTTTTCGACCTTCAGTACCTTGGCGTTTCTCGTCAGCTGTTTATCAGAGACGATCCAGGTGTGGTGCCTGGAATTATTCCTTCGGATGGCGATGAAATGAAGCTTACTGCCCGCATAAATTCGGAATCCTCTAGCTAGACTTGCGGTACAGAACCTGATGCATTCCCCGCCGGTTTGGTTCGGAAAAGAGATCTGCTGGAACACCTGCCGCTTCACCAGTAACGTCGCTCCTTGAACCATGTGGACAGGGCGCTGCTCCAGATCGCTGTACCGGAGCAGAAGCAACTTTTTACTTTGCAGATACATGTAGTGGGCACGTTTGCCTACAATATCAGCGTTGGTCTTTAGCATAGTTCGCATGCTATCTCCTAAATAGTCAGGGGCATAATAATCGTCATCATCAAATTTTGCAATATAACCGAATCGTGATCGCTTGACTCCGTAGTTGAGACAGGCCCCTAGAGAAACATTGTCCGGTAGACGGTAAATCCTAACGTTTTTATATGGTTTTGCAGCTTCGATGTAGTCTGTAAAATTCATGGTTCTATTGTTTAAAATCACAATAAGCTCTTTATTGCGGTATGTTTGCCTGCCGTAATTTTGAAACAAGTTATGCAGGAAGGAGGGGCGTTTCGTACACGTGATAATGGAGACGGCCTGCGATTGCTTCATCCCAGGGTGAGTCGGCACCTGTTTCATGACCGAAACCCCTTCGGTTTTCGCGATACGAATCGTTTATAATTCCGTACATGTGGGATTTTTTTATGGTGTGACAACAACTCTTTGTCGCTAATGATCCATGTGTGGTTGGCTGAGTTTTTTCTGCGGATGGCGACAAAATTATATTTGCCTGCCGAATACACCTTGTACCCCTCCATTTTTCCACTTAAGCAAAACAAATCGTCTTCGCCGATGTTCCGATTCGGAAATTGAATCCGCTTAAATACGGATCGTTTAAACACAAGCGTTGCGCCAGGTAGATAGGTGACCTCCCGATTCTCGTCCTGCGGAAACCGAAGAAGCAGCATTTTTGATCCGCGTAAATACATGAAATGAGCTCGTTTTCCGATAATATCGGCGTTCTTTCGTTTCAACGTCTGTAGCATCTCGGCCAAATAGTAGGGGGCATAGTAGTCATCATCATCAAACTTGGCGATATAGGGGTAGCTGGCTTTGTTAACGGCAAAATTTAAACAAGCGCCCAGCGTTTCATGCTCTGGTATGCGGAAAATGCGAACGTTTCGAAGTTTTTGGGTTAAACGGTAGTAAGGAGACAGAGAAGTGTCGTTGGAGTTGACGACAATGATAAGTTCTTTCTTTGGGTGCGCTTGCCGGACGTAATTTTGAACCAGATTCTTTACATAGCTTGGACGATTCGTACACGAAATGATAGATATACCCTGTCGTTGACTTAAGCTCGGGTTTCTTGGACCTGTTCCCATACCATCGCTCCTCCTTATTTGATCATGAGCAAAACTATTACTACTACAATATGTGAATGATAGAGAGCGGTAACGGTAGATGGACCATAAAACAGTAGGAGAGGTGCTGAAAATATGAGATTTGTTCAATCTACCAAAATATCAACACGGAGCGTACTAATATGGTACTAGGGGAGCAGAACTGCTTGCTTTTGGGAGAACCCCATTGGCAGTTCCAAAGTAAGAGACCGTACATGTTTTAAATTCTTGAAGTGATTTAGAATAATTTCATAAAAGCTCTGTATTGCTGAACCAATCCTGATTATAGAAAAGTTGGCAATGAAGCACTTTACAGGTTGATAAAAATAAAAGGTCCACGGTTCCTTTTAGGTACCGTGGATGTTTGCTTATCCTAGTATGAAATTTTTATTTGTCGATCCCTATGCTCTCGCCATTGGAATAATAATCCTGTCTCATCTCTATAGTCACTTTTTTTG is a genomic window containing:
- a CDS encoding carboxymuconolactone decarboxylase family protein gives rise to the protein MNKSLYQRENLRHLAQIGTLAPEVYQAFQSFNKEVMKEGALSVKEKELIAVAVAHATECPYCIDVHTKNAKKAGASREELIEAIFVTASIEAGGALAHSTHMQNALDSEADDVLYRRSYLNKVGNLKKLAPDGFQALVHFTNTVVKAGNLSTKFKEIIAVAVGHTTECPYCIDKHSKSAQKAGATQEELAEAILVASALRAGGAYAHIANMIESYGHD
- the gatC gene encoding Asp-tRNA(Asn)/Glu-tRNA(Gln) amidotransferase subunit GatC gives rise to the protein MAINQEQVERVAALARLKLTEAEKEQFTEQLNKILQFADKLNELDTENVEPTSHVLPMKNVMREDEVRESLDREKVLQNAPDQQDGMFRVPAVFEG
- the gatA gene encoding Asp-tRNA(Asn)/Glu-tRNA(Gln) amidotransferase subunit GatA; this encodes MSLLREKLTDLHSKLAKKEIGAIDLVEESLRQIQAVDKDVHAFLAVDEDGARARAKELDAKFVSSNTRGLLAALPVGVKDNISTKGLTTTCGSQLLANFQPVYDATVVEKLDQADAIVMGKMNMDEFAMGSSNENSSFAPVHNPWNLAHVPGGSSGGSAASVAAGEVYFALGSDTGGSIRQPAAYCGVVGLKPTYGLVSRYGLVAFASSLDQIGPLTKNVEDSAYVMQAIAGHDRMDSTSANVEIPDYLSALTGDVKGLKIGVPKEMMGEGIDAEVRASIQKALTQLEEMGAIVEEVSLPHSEYAVATYYLIAPAEASSNLARFDGVRYGVRKEGQNLLDLYLETRSQGFGPEVKRRIMLGTYALSSGYYDAYYLKAQKVRTLIRQDYEKVFADYDVIIGPTAPTPAFRFGEKSDNPLTMYANDICTIPVNLAGLPAISVPAEPVDGLPVGLQIIGKPFAESTILRVAHAFEQARGEVAWPKLGGERA
- the gatB gene encoding Asp-tRNA(Asn)/Glu-tRNA(Gln) amidotransferase subunit GatB — translated: MSKYETVIGLEVHVELQTNTKIFCGCSTEFGAPPNSHTCPICLGHPGVLPVLNKQAVNFAMKAAMALNCEIAEHSKFDRKNYFYPDSPKAYQISQFDQPIGENGWIEIEVEGEKKRIGITRVHLEEDAGKLNHIENGSLVDFNRVGVPLIEIVSEPDMRTPQEAKAYLEKLKAIIQYTGVSDVKMEEGSLRCDANISLRPVGQKEFGTKTELKNLNSFRNVERALEYEEVRQAEVLDNGEVVTQQSLRWLEDQNKTKIMRSKEEAHDYRYFPEPDLVALHIDEAWKEEIRASIPELPDARKERYTEQYQLSSYDANILTMAKETAEFFDATVAQKAEPKLAANWITSDLLGYLNQEGKELADVKVTPTLLAEMIELIQKGTISTKLAKQVFKEMLVSGKAPATIVEENGWVQISDEGQLKVEVQKVLENNPQSIEDLRNGKDRALGFLVGQVMKATKGKAHPQLVNQLIRDAIK
- the rlmD gene encoding 23S rRNA (uracil(1939)-C(5))-methyltransferase RlmD — encoded protein: MSRREVPVQLGEKVTLTITGLAHNGAGVGKYEGFTIFVPGTIPDETVTVEVDQVKKQYATAKLQSLDLEHPQRVVAPCPVFDACGGCQTQHLSYPLQLEMKRRQVRDQFERIGGFADLQVETTIGMDEGAQWRYRNKSQIPFAFQQGKAVSGFFAPNSHDIVEFPECIIQHQMADEVIGRIRELVRKWKIPAYDEKRHQGVLRHVMIRVGFETNQVMVVLVTRTSELPHQAEWIEELRKFPEIRSIYQNINSERTNVVLGKQNRLLWGEPTITDQVGKVSFSISPHSFFQINPIQTKVLYDVVKEYADLSGKETVLDLYCGTGSIGLYLADQAKQVIGIEVVADAIEDAKKNATNNGITHASYLVGKAEKVMPRLVRDGISADVVIVDPPRKGCHEELLEAVAEVQPKKLVYVSCNPATLARDAKWLAEHGFELTKVQPVDMFPQTSHVETVALFVRVD
- a CDS encoding glycosyltransferase encodes the protein MKQVPTHPGMKQSQAVSIITCTKRPSFLHNLFQNYGRQTYRNKELIVILNNRTMNFTDYIEAAKPYKNVRIYRLPDNVSLGACLNYGVKRSRFGYIAKFDDDDYYAPDYLGDSMRTMLKTNADIVGKRAHYMYLQSKKLLLLRYSDLEQRPVHMVQGATLLVKRQVFQQISFPNQTGGECIRFCTASLARGFRIYAGSKLHFIAIRRNNSRHHTWIVSDKQLTRNAKVLKVENI
- a CDS encoding glycosyltransferase encodes the protein MGTGPRNPSLSQRQGISIISCTNRPSYVKNLVQNYVRQAHPKKELIIVVNSNDTSLSPYYRLTQKLRNVRIFRIPEHETLGACLNFAVNKASYPYIAKFDDDDYYAPYYLAEMLQTLKRKNADIIGKRAHFMYLRGSKMLLLRFPQDENREVTYLPGATLVFKRSVFKRIQFPNRNIGEDDLFCLSGKMEGYKVYSAGKYNFVAIRRKNSANHTWIISDKELLSHHKKIPHVRNYKRFVSRKPKGFRS